One genomic window of Anaerolineae bacterium includes the following:
- a CDS encoding DUF2029 domain-containing protein, whose amino-acid sequence MKTRRGMGLLILAGLLAFAAVTWGIYTFKSRPYPGANDFFSRWSGVRSFWIDRLDPYGEEASLSIQVGIYGRPAQEGEDPGYYAYPMYTTLLLAPLAPLPYVWAEAIWLALLIALQIGALALLIAVFGWQPGPFLLGLSVLWAIFFYPAARGILLGQPGLVVYFLEVLALWALARGRDELAGAALALSTIKPQMGFLFVPFLLLWGLRERRWRLISAFVLVWGGLMAWSFIVLPGWFGEWWEQLARYPSYTAIGSPLWVLTRVYLPFLGAPGEIMIGGALFALLLWAWWRVIVRRRATEFGWTIVLTLTITHLIAVRTATPHFVVFNIPLFFYFATLTTADRQRGPSVVALAQVVLIIGLWALFLWTVQGKFEHPAMYLPLPFGILILLLISRRLWLDQAPLTPLGFKETAA is encoded by the coding sequence GTGAAGACTAGACGCGGCATGGGGCTGCTGATCCTGGCCGGGCTGCTGGCCTTCGCGGCAGTAACCTGGGGAATCTACACCTTCAAGAGCAGACCCTACCCCGGTGCGAACGACTTCTTCTCACGTTGGTCAGGGGTGAGGTCCTTCTGGATCGACAGGCTGGACCCCTACGGTGAAGAAGCCAGCCTAAGCATTCAGGTCGGCATCTATGGGCGACCGGCCCAGGAGGGCGAAGATCCTGGCTACTACGCCTACCCGATGTACACGACTCTGTTGCTGGCCCCCCTGGCGCCGCTGCCGTATGTCTGGGCGGAGGCGATCTGGCTGGCGCTGCTGATCGCGCTCCAGATCGGTGCGCTGGCCCTACTGATCGCTGTCTTTGGTTGGCAACCAGGGCCGTTCCTGCTAGGACTGTCGGTGCTATGGGCGATCTTCTTCTACCCGGCGGCGCGCGGAATCCTGCTCGGCCAGCCCGGGCTGGTAGTCTACTTCCTGGAAGTGTTGGCACTGTGGGCGCTGGCACGCGGAAGGGATGAGCTGGCCGGCGCGGCGCTGGCACTCTCAACGATCAAACCGCAGATGGGGTTCCTGTTTGTGCCGTTCCTGCTCCTGTGGGGACTGCGGGAACGTCGCTGGCGGCTGATCAGCGCGTTTGTCCTGGTCTGGGGCGGACTGATGGCCTGGTCGTTCATCGTCCTGCCAGGTTGGTTCGGCGAATGGTGGGAGCAACTGGCGCGTTATCCCTCCTACACAGCCATCGGCTCGCCGCTGTGGGTATTGACGCGGGTCTATCTGCCGTTCCTCGGCGCGCCGGGCGAAATCATGATCGGCGGCGCGTTATTCGCCCTGCTACTGTGGGCGTGGTGGCGTGTGATCGTCCGGCGACGGGCGACGGAGTTCGGTTGGACGATTGTCCTGACGCTAACCATCACTCATCTGATCGCGGTGCGCACGGCGACACCGCATTTCGTGGTATTCAACATCCCGCTGTTCTTTTACTTCGCAACGCTAACCACTGCCGATCGACAGCGTGGGCCAAGTGTAGTGGCGCTGGCCCAAGTTGTGTTGATCATCGGCCTATGGGCGTTGTTCCTGTGGACTGTGCAGGGCAAGTTCGAGCATCCGGCAATGTACCTGCCACTGCCCTTCGGGATACTGATCCTGCTGCTGATCTCGCGGCGGTTGTGGCTAGACCAGGCGCCCCTCACGCCACTCGGATTCAAGGAGACGGCGGCATGA
- a CDS encoding winged helix-turn-helix domain-containing protein, with translation MSRFAALIPLHVARTVALHAQRLADPLRQDAPPPTRRDILGVVEQLGAIQIDTLQMVQRSHYLTLWSRLGSYDPADVDALAYGRGADPDDRQLFEYWFHAACLIPLSEYRYSLPHKRRNRERPDSWHSHWLATPEARTVLTYVMTRIKEQGAVRAADFEHDGHRGGSWWSWKPAKRALEILFTEGTLMVADRVNFQRVYDLTERVLPDWVDTSEPTLEETRRYLMTRAVRAFGLCEPLQAANYVHMKRSTARPHVEALLKAGELLEVNAELADGRTTTMVLHRDNAPILEAALDGALAARRTTFLSPFDSLFWPQGRDRQLWGFEQTLEAYKPAPQRLWGYFCLPILHGDRLIGRFDPKLERRSGTLILRTLYLEPGIELGDELVADVAAAMRDFLRFHNANNLVIERSDPPAFGERLLAAL, from the coding sequence ATGTCTCGCTTTGCCGCCCTTATTCCTCTCCACGTAGCCCGCACCGTCGCGCTCCACGCCCAGCGCCTCGCCGATCCGCTTCGTCAGGACGCCCCACCGCCGACTCGCCGCGATATCCTTGGCGTGGTGGAACAGCTTGGCGCCATCCAGATCGATACACTGCAGATGGTGCAGCGCAGCCACTACCTGACGCTGTGGAGCCGGCTGGGGAGTTACGATCCGGCTGATGTGGATGCCCTGGCCTACGGTCGCGGAGCGGATCCAGACGACCGCCAGCTTTTTGAATACTGGTTCCACGCCGCGTGTCTTATTCCCTTGAGTGAATACCGGTACTCGCTGCCACACAAGCGCCGCAATCGCGAAAGGCCCGACTCCTGGCACAGCCACTGGCTGGCTACTCCGGAGGCACGGACTGTGCTGACTTACGTGATGACGCGCATCAAGGAGCAGGGGGCGGTACGGGCCGCCGATTTTGAGCATGATGGGCATCGTGGCGGAAGCTGGTGGAGCTGGAAACCGGCCAAGCGTGCGCTGGAAATCCTTTTCACGGAGGGCACCCTGATGGTGGCCGATCGCGTCAATTTCCAGCGTGTCTATGACCTGACCGAGCGTGTCCTGCCGGACTGGGTGGACACCAGCGAGCCAACTCTGGAAGAAACGCGCCGCTACTTGATGACCCGCGCCGTGCGCGCCTTTGGCCTGTGCGAGCCGCTGCAGGCCGCCAATTACGTGCATATGAAGCGTTCCACTGCTCGCCCTCATGTGGAGGCGCTGTTGAAGGCGGGTGAACTCCTGGAAGTGAATGCCGAACTGGCAGATGGCCGGACAACGACAATGGTTCTCCACCGGGATAACGCCCCGATTCTGGAGGCGGCGCTGGATGGGGCGCTGGCCGCCCGCCGCACCACCTTCCTCAGCCCGTTCGATAGCCTGTTCTGGCCGCAGGGCCGTGACCGGCAATTGTGGGGCTTCGAGCAGACGTTGGAAGCCTACAAGCCCGCGCCGCAGCGCCTCTGGGGCTACTTCTGCCTGCCCATTCTGCACGGAGACCGCCTGATCGGGCGCTTCGATCCCAAGCTGGAGCGCAGGAGTGGCACGTTGATTCTGCGCACGCTTTACCTGGAGCCAGGAATCGAACTGGGGGACGAACTGGTTGCAGATGTAGCGGCGGCCATGCGCGATTTCCTGCGCTTTCACAACGCCAACAATCTGGTCATCGAGCGCAGCGATCCGCCTGCGTTTGGCGAGCGGCTGCTGGCCGCGCTTTAG
- a CDS encoding GNAT family N-acetyltransferase — protein sequence MMNALTFRPATAADQPTIRQIVYRARINPLGLDWRCFLVAEEDGRIVAIGQIKPHADGSRELASLAVISSRQGQGIGSAMVRMLQARNSAPLYLTCRAGLQTYYARFGFRTITPDEMPPYFRRIACLMNLGAPAGGPRLLVMRWDGPAPDQGQSPSQTRA from the coding sequence GTGATGAACGCCCTAACCTTCCGCCCCGCGACCGCTGCTGACCAGCCAACCATCCGCCAGATAGTCTACCGCGCCAGGATCAATCCGCTGGGGTTGGATTGGCGGTGCTTCCTGGTGGCAGAGGAGGATGGCCGGATTGTCGCTATTGGCCAGATTAAGCCTCACGCCGATGGCAGCCGTGAACTGGCCTCCCTTGCTGTCATATCCTCACGGCAAGGGCAGGGGATCGGTAGCGCCATGGTCAGGATGCTCCAGGCCCGCAACAGCGCCCCGCTTTATCTGACCTGCCGGGCCGGCCTGCAGACGTATTACGCTCGTTTTGGGTTCCGGACGATCACACCGGATGAGATGCCGCCCTATTTCCGCCGCATCGCCTGCCTGATGAATCTGGGCGCGCCAGCTGGCGGACCGCGTCTGCTGGTCATGCGCTGGGATGGCCCTGCGCCGGATCAGGGACAGTCGCCCTCCCAGACCAGGGCGTAA
- a CDS encoding GNAT family N-acetyltransferase gives MSASRSLLRGSDVYLNAIAEDDLPVIVAWYQDVGFLRLFDARAAAPRTVTQIGEEIAQKQKSPCDFSFAIRRVDTGALIGLVEIDGILWTHRIGGLGVAIGSAEHRGHGYGTQACRLALDFAFEELNLHRITATVFSYNTASRRLCERLGFQLEGVFREFLERDGQRHDMLLFGLLRHEWIARRP, from the coding sequence ATGAGCGCGTCGCGTTCGCTATTGCGCGGCTCGGACGTTTACCTCAATGCGATCGCCGAGGATGATTTGCCGGTTATTGTTGCCTGGTACCAGGATGTAGGGTTCCTGCGTCTGTTTGACGCTCGCGCTGCCGCGCCCCGCACGGTGACCCAGATTGGGGAGGAAATCGCGCAGAAGCAAAAGTCGCCCTGTGACTTCAGTTTCGCCATCCGCCGGGTGGACACTGGCGCTCTGATCGGCCTGGTGGAGATCGATGGTATTCTATGGACGCATCGCATTGGTGGGCTGGGGGTGGCCATCGGCAGCGCGGAGCATCGCGGTCATGGGTACGGGACGCAGGCCTGCCGCCTGGCGTTGGATTTCGCGTTTGAGGAGCTAAATCTGCATCGTATCACCGCGACCGTGTTCAGCTACAATACTGCTTCCCGGCGGCTGTGCGAGCGGCTGGGCTTCCAGCTGGAAGGTGTCTTCCGCGAGTTTCTGGAGCGCGATGGGCAGCGCCATGATATGCTGCTATTTGGACTGCTACGCCATGAGTGGATCGCCCGCCGACCGTGA
- the secG gene encoding preprotein translocase subunit SecG, producing the protein MKTALQIVQIIISVALIVLIILQAKGSGLGSLFGGEGGAITKTRRGLEKTLFQLTIGLAVAFLTIAIVTVAFFG; encoded by the coding sequence ATGAAGACGGCGCTGCAGATTGTGCAGATCATCATTTCTGTCGCCCTGATTGTCCTGATCATCCTGCAGGCAAAGGGCAGCGGGCTGGGCAGCCTGTTCGGCGGCGAAGGCGGGGCGATTACCAAGACTCGCCGCGGGCTGGAAAAGACGCTGTTTCAACTGACTATTGGCCTGGCGGTCGCCTTTTTGACTATTGCCATCGTCACCGTTGCGTTCTTCGGCTAA
- a CDS encoding DNA-directed RNA polymerase subunit beta, whose protein sequence is MRRRLDTKNYARTHDVHHLPSLIEVQLASFDWFLKEGLGELFDEISPIESFNGNLRLYFPGKSPEAEQFGLKYWFEEPKYSEEVCLERDITYAAPLYIRVALVNREAGDEVTVSDIFMGDFPLMTEKGTFIINGTERVVVSQLIRSPGVYFAAEEDRTTGRFLSTAKLIPDRGAWMEFETRKSDYITIKFNRKRTVPVTILLRALAAVDDGYSHISPIKTGTDEELLAIYAETDNDPDHQYLLGTMKMEPQWDLREGQTIAEAALLEFYKRMRPGDPPTLDNAREYLVSQLFDQRRYDLERVGRYKLNQRLRLDDKIERTTRTVTAYDLVELVRRMIQINNGAASPDDIDHLGNRRVKTVGELIQNKLRVGMRRTERVVRERMSIRESESITPVTLVNIRPIVAAVREFFGSSQLSQFMDQTNPLAELTHKRTLSALGPGGLRRERAGFDVRDVHHSHYGRICPIETPEGPNIGLIGRLSSYARVNEYGFIETPYRKVLRSLPIDHPELPGRLLGEDVLHPTTDEVLAEEGTLIDEALLNKLRKAGVTDIPIPPYVSNEVHYLSADEEDNYFIAQANALLDEHGQFVETRVSARHNQKFVRASIDRIDFMDVAPCQIVGISASLIPFLEHDDANRALMGSNMQRQAVPLLQPDVPIVSTGMEDQAAYDSGQVLVADVSGEVMSVQGDRIVIKTDSGERVYRLRKYNRSNQSTCIDQRPIVRKGQWVEAGTIIADSSSTVNGNLALGHDVLCAFLSWEGGNYEDALLVSEALIREDKFTSVHIEKHEIEARDTKLGPEEITHDIPNVGEDALKNLDERGIVRIGAEVGPNDILVGKITPKGEKELSPEEKLLRAIFGEKAREVKDSSLRLPHGEKGKVVDVRIFDREEHRDLPAGVDQMVRVSVAQRRKLTQGDKMAGRHGNKGVISRVVAIEDMPFLANGEPIEIILNPLGVPGRMNIGQVLETHLGWAADRLGFRAITPVFDGAEESEIEAELGRAWLIDEAWKDITRRAWNWLKEQEHDTEYLEDDDQARRLFIEYWLGQNGRYDPEMLALNEVYARRAVLAEWLRERGYDPEKALTFQMEGLSLREREERDRYARDIALRIWLEQQGVSYQPDLWGDDLKALADRVMFRTGEPVPIYGKMWLYDGKTGERFDRPVTVGYIHMLKLAHLVEDKVHARSTGPYSLVTQQPLGGKAQFGGQRFGEMEVWALEAYGAAHTLQEMLTVKSDDIQGRVKTYEAIVKGEPIEEPGIPASFRVLVKELQSLGLAVEAITETGETIRFGKEEEKAQQARVPGGLLNLHEAE, encoded by the coding sequence ATGAGGCGGCGGCTGGATACTAAGAATTACGCGCGGACGCACGACGTTCACCATTTGCCTTCCCTGATCGAGGTCCAGTTGGCCTCGTTCGACTGGTTCCTCAAAGAAGGGCTGGGCGAACTGTTTGACGAAATCAGCCCGATTGAGAGCTTTAACGGTAACCTGCGGCTCTACTTCCCCGGCAAATCGCCGGAAGCAGAGCAATTTGGCCTGAAGTACTGGTTCGAAGAGCCGAAGTACAGTGAAGAAGTCTGCCTTGAGCGCGACATCACCTATGCCGCACCGCTTTACATCCGGGTAGCTCTGGTCAACCGCGAGGCCGGTGACGAGGTCACCGTTTCCGACATCTTCATGGGGGACTTCCCCCTGATGACGGAAAAGGGCACCTTCATCATCAATGGCACCGAGCGCGTGGTGGTCAGCCAGCTCATCCGCAGCCCCGGTGTGTACTTTGCCGCAGAAGAGGATCGCACGACCGGGCGCTTCCTCTCTACCGCCAAGCTGATCCCCGATCGCGGCGCGTGGATGGAATTCGAAACGCGCAAGAGCGATTACATCACCATTAAGTTCAACCGCAAGCGCACAGTCCCCGTCACCATCCTGCTGCGTGCCCTGGCCGCTGTTGATGATGGCTACAGCCACATCTCCCCGATCAAGACCGGCACTGACGAAGAGCTTCTGGCCATCTATGCCGAGACGGACAACGACCCGGATCACCAGTACCTGCTGGGCACCATGAAGATGGAACCGCAGTGGGACCTGCGGGAAGGTCAGACCATTGCCGAGGCGGCGCTGCTGGAGTTCTACAAGCGGATGCGCCCCGGCGATCCCCCCACCCTGGATAACGCCCGCGAGTATCTGGTCAGCCAGCTCTTTGACCAGCGGCGTTACGATCTGGAGCGCGTGGGACGCTACAAGCTGAACCAGCGCCTGCGGCTGGACGACAAGATCGAACGCACCACCCGCACGGTCACCGCTTATGATCTAGTCGAACTGGTGCGCCGGATGATCCAGATCAACAACGGCGCCGCCAGCCCGGACGACATCGACCATCTGGGCAACCGTCGCGTCAAGACCGTCGGCGAGTTGATCCAGAACAAGTTGCGCGTGGGGATGCGCCGTACTGAGCGCGTCGTCCGCGAGCGCATGTCCATCCGTGAAAGCGAGAGCATCACCCCGGTGACGCTGGTCAACATCCGCCCCATCGTGGCGGCGGTACGCGAATTCTTTGGCTCCAGCCAGCTCAGCCAGTTCATGGATCAGACCAACCCACTGGCCGAGTTGACCCACAAGCGTACCCTCTCCGCCCTCGGCCCCGGCGGTCTGCGCCGGGAGCGCGCCGGCTTTGACGTGCGCGACGTGCATCACAGCCACTACGGGCGCATCTGCCCCATCGAAACACCGGAAGGTCCTAACATCGGCCTGATCGGACGCCTTTCCAGCTATGCTCGCGTCAACGAGTACGGCTTCATCGAGACACCCTACCGCAAGGTCCTGCGAAGCCTGCCCATTGACCACCCGGAACTGCCCGGTCGGCTGCTGGGTGAAGATGTCCTGCATCCGACCACTGACGAAGTGCTGGCGGAAGAAGGCACGCTGATCGACGAAGCACTGCTCAACAAGCTCCGCAAAGCTGGCGTCACTGATATCCCGATCCCGCCCTATGTGAGCAATGAAGTGCATTACCTCTCCGCCGATGAGGAAGACAACTACTTCATCGCTCAGGCCAACGCGTTGCTGGATGAACACGGGCAGTTCGTCGAGACACGCGTCTCTGCCCGGCACAATCAGAAGTTTGTGCGAGCCTCGATTGACCGGATCGACTTCATGGATGTCGCCCCGTGCCAGATCGTCGGCATCAGCGCTTCGCTGATCCCCTTCCTGGAGCACGACGACGCCAACCGCGCCCTGATGGGCTCCAACATGCAGCGGCAGGCCGTCCCCCTGCTCCAGCCCGATGTGCCGATCGTCAGCACCGGTATGGAAGATCAGGCGGCCTACGACAGCGGTCAAGTGCTGGTCGCTGATGTCTCCGGCGAGGTCATGAGCGTTCAGGGCGATCGCATCGTCATCAAGACAGATAGCGGCGAGCGTGTTTACCGCCTGCGCAAGTACAATCGCTCCAACCAGTCCACCTGCATCGACCAGCGCCCGATTGTGCGCAAGGGCCAGTGGGTGGAGGCCGGCACGATCATCGCGGATAGCTCCTCGACCGTCAACGGCAACCTGGCGTTGGGTCACGATGTGCTATGCGCTTTCCTGAGCTGGGAAGGCGGCAACTATGAGGACGCCCTGCTGGTCAGCGAGGCTTTGATCCGCGAGGACAAATTCACCAGCGTCCACATCGAAAAGCACGAGATCGAAGCCCGCGACACCAAGCTCGGCCCGGAGGAGATCACCCACGACATCCCCAACGTGGGCGAAGATGCGCTCAAGAACCTGGATGAGCGCGGCATCGTCCGTATCGGCGCGGAAGTCGGGCCGAATGACATCCTGGTTGGCAAGATCACCCCCAAGGGTGAGAAGGAACTCAGCCCGGAAGAGAAGCTCCTGCGCGCCATCTTCGGCGAAAAAGCGCGGGAGGTCAAGGATTCATCCCTGCGGCTGCCCCACGGCGAAAAAGGCAAGGTCGTCGACGTGCGCATCTTCGACCGGGAAGAGCACCGCGACCTGCCCGCTGGCGTTGACCAGATGGTGCGCGTCAGCGTGGCCCAGCGCCGCAAGCTCACCCAAGGCGACAAGATGGCTGGTCGCCACGGCAACAAGGGTGTGATCTCGCGGGTCGTCGCCATCGAGGATATGCCTTTCCTGGCCAACGGCGAGCCAATCGAGATCATCCTGAACCCGCTGGGTGTGCCGGGCCGGATGAACATCGGCCAGGTGTTGGAAACTCACCTGGGCTGGGCGGCGGATCGGCTGGGCTTCCGCGCTATCACGCCGGTGTTCGACGGCGCCGAGGAAAGCGAGATCGAAGCCGAACTTGGCCGCGCCTGGCTGATCGACGAGGCATGGAAAGACATCACCCGCCGGGCCTGGAACTGGCTGAAGGAACAGGAACACGATACCGAATACCTGGAAGACGACGACCAGGCCCGCCGCCTGTTCATCGAATACTGGCTGGGCCAGAATGGACGCTACGATCCCGAAATGCTGGCCCTCAATGAGGTCTACGCCCGCCGCGCCGTCCTGGCCGAATGGCTGCGCGAACGTGGCTACGACCCGGAGAAAGCCCTTACCTTCCAGATGGAGGGCCTGAGCCTGCGCGAGCGCGAAGAGCGCGATCGCTACGCCCGTGATATCGCCCTGCGCATCTGGCTGGAACAACAGGGCGTCAGCTACCAGCCCGACCTGTGGGGCGATGACCTCAAGGCGCTGGCCGACCGCGTGATGTTCCGGACGGGCGAGCCTGTGCCGATCTACGGCAAGATGTGGCTCTACGACGGCAAGACCGGCGAACGCTTTGACCGCCCGGTCACGGTGGGCTACATCCACATGCTCAAGCTGGCCCACCTGGTCGAGGACAAGGTGCACGCCCGCTCTACCGGCCCCTATAGCCTGGTCACCCAGCAACCGCTGGGCGGCAAGGCCCAGTTCGGTGGCCAGCGCTTTGGCGAGATGGAAGTGTGGGCGCTGGAAGCTTACGGCGCTGCCCACACCCTGCAGGAAATGCTGACCGTCAAATCGGACGATATTCAGGGTCGTGTCAAGACCTACGAAGCCATTGTCAAAGGCGAGCCAATTGAAGAACCGGGCATCCCGGCCAGCTTCCGTGTTCTGGTCAAAGAGCTGCAGAGCCTTGGCCTGGCCGTTGAAGCGATCACCGAAACCGGCGAAACCATCCGCTTTGGCAAGGAAGAAGAAAAGGCCCAGCAGGCCCGCGTGCCGGGTGGGCTGCTCAACCTGCATGAAGCGGAGTAG
- a CDS encoding ABC transporter ATP-binding protein: MANNDGRRPILVQVRSLTKIYEQGGRQLVVLDNVDLDIFTGEFLILLGSSGSGKSTLLNLLSGVDRADRGAITVNGTDITTLSEHERTIFRRDQMGIVFQFFNLIPTLTVLENVTLPYELRGLNHRQGQKLALAMLERVGLAERATDFPDRLSGGQQQRVAIARALVHEPMLVLADEPTGNLDEDTGQEVLSLLLELTRNAGKTLVMATHNPAIVPLADRVCRVQHGKLHLVAPSAEAFAAVSER, encoded by the coding sequence ATGGCCAACAACGACGGTCGCCGCCCGATCCTGGTGCAGGTACGAAGCCTGACCAAAATCTACGAACAAGGAGGCCGCCAGCTGGTCGTCCTCGACAATGTCGACCTGGACATCTTCACCGGCGAATTCCTGATCCTGCTGGGCAGCAGCGGCAGCGGCAAGAGCACTCTCCTCAACCTGCTCAGCGGCGTCGACCGCGCCGATCGTGGCGCCATTACCGTCAACGGCACAGATATCACCACCCTCAGCGAACACGAGCGTACCATCTTCCGCCGCGACCAAATGGGAATCGTCTTCCAGTTCTTCAACCTGATCCCCACCCTGACCGTCCTGGAGAATGTTACCCTGCCCTACGAGTTGCGCGGCCTGAATCACCGCCAGGGGCAAAAGCTGGCCCTGGCCATGCTGGAGCGCGTCGGCCTGGCGGAGCGCGCCACCGACTTCCCGGACAGGCTCAGCGGCGGGCAGCAGCAGCGCGTAGCCATCGCCCGCGCCCTGGTGCACGAGCCGATGCTCGTCCTGGCAGACGAACCCACCGGCAATCTTGACGAGGATACCGGCCAAGAAGTGCTTTCCCTGCTCTTGGAACTGACGCGCAACGCGGGCAAAACACTGGTTATGGCCACCCACAACCCCGCCATTGTCCCGCTGGCCGACCGGGTTTGCCGTGTGCAGCATGGCAAGCTCCATTTGGTCGCACCGAGCGCTGAAGCCTTCGCGGCGGTGAGTGAGCGATGA